Part of the Prevotella communis genome is shown below.
AGAACTTCCCTATCACAGATACGCGTAACAACTTCGTACTTGAGTTCCTGGATTACTATATTGACCCACCCCGTTACACCATCGACGAGTGTTTGGAGCGTGGTCTGACTTATAGCGTACCTCTTAAGGCTAAACTGAAACTTTACTGCACGGATCCCGATCACGAGGATTTCGGTACAGTGATTCAGGATGTATTCCTTGGTCCTATTCCTTACATGACGGCCAATGGTACATTCGTTATCAACGGTGCAGAACGTGTCGTTGTATCACAGTTGCACCGTTCACCCGGTGTATTCTTCGGTCAGAGCGTACATGCCAACGGTTCGCTGCTGTACTCAGCCCGTATCATCCCCTTCAAGGGTTCATGGATTGAGTTCGCAACAGACATCAACAACGTGATGTATGCCTATATCGACCGTAAGAAGAAGTTGCCTGTTACTACCTTGCTCCGTGCCATCGGTTTCGAGACCGATAAGGACATTCTGCAGATCTTCGACCTGGCAGAGGAAGTAAAGGTTACAAAGAAAGGATTGAAAGAAGTCATCGGTTGCAAGCTCGCAGCCCGTGTGCTGAAGAGTTGGAACGAGGACTTTGTAGATGAAGATACTGGTGAAGTAGTTTCTATCGAGCGTAATGAGGTAATCATGGATCGTGAGACTGAGATTACAGAAGATAACATCATGGACATCCTGGAGAGCGGTGCTGCTACTATCTTGGTTCACAAGAATGAGGCAACGGCTCAGGACTTCTCTATCATCTTCAACACACTGGCAAAAGACCCCAGTAACTCTGAGAAAGAGGCTGTGCTCTATATCTACCGTCAGCTGCGTAATGCAGATCCTGCCGATGATGCCAGTGCACGTGAAGTTATCCAGAACCTGTTCTTCTCAGACAAGCGTTACGACCTGGGTGATGTAGGTCGTTACCGCATCAACAAGAAGTTGGGACTGGACACCGAGATGGATGTCCGCGTTCTGACCAAGGAAGATATCATTGAGATTATCAAATACCTGATTCAGCTGATTAACTCAAAGGCTGCCGTTGACGATATTGACCACCTGTCAAACCGTCGTGTGCGCACCGTTGGTGAGCAGCTGTCAAATCAGTTCTCTATCGGTCTGGCCCGTATGAGCCGCACCATCCGTGAGCGCATGAACGTGCGTGACAACGAGGTGTTCACCCCGATGGACCTCATTAACGCAAAAACCATTTCAAGCGTTATCAACTCGTTCTTCGGAACCAACCCATTGTCACAGTTCATGGACCAGACGAACCCTCTGGCCGAGGTGACCCACAAGCGTCGTCTCTCTGCCCTGGGTCCTGGCGGTCTGAGTCGTGAGCGTGCCGGTTTCGAGGTTCGTGACGTACACTATACACACTATGGTCGTCTGTGTCCTATCGAGAGCCCTGAAGGACCTAACATCGGTCTGATTTCTTCACTCTGCGTCTATGCAAAGATCAATGAGCTGGGCTTCATCGAGACACCATACCGTAAGGTAGAGAATGGTGTGGCCAACCTGAATGATGACGGTATCGTCTACCTCACCGCTGAGGAAGAGGAGAACTTTATCATCGGTCAGGGTAACGCACCTCTGAACGACGATGGTACCTTTATCCGTCCTGTCGTAAAATGTCGTCAGGATGCCGACTTCCCCGTGGTACCTCCCACAGAGGTTAACCTCATGGATGTATCTCCCCAGCAGATTGCCTCTATCGCTGCATCACTTATTCCTTTCTTGGAGCACGACGATGCTCACCGTGCACTGATGGGATCTAACATGATGCGCCAGGCAGTACCTCTGCTCCACAACGAGGCACCTATCGTAGGTACCGGTATCGAGAAGCAGGTCTGCGAAGACTCTCGTACCATGGTAACCGCCGAGGGTGACGGTGTGATTGAATATGTTGACGCTACAACCATCCGTATCCTCTATGACCGTACAGAGGACGAGGAGTTCGTCAGCTTCGAACCCGCCATGAAGGAATACCGTATTCCAAAGTTCCGCCGTACCAACCAGAACATGACCATCGACCTGCGTCCTATCTGTAATAAGGGCCAGCG
Proteins encoded:
- the rpoB gene encoding DNA-directed RNA polymerase subunit beta — its product is MTSKVIDNRVNFGSVKNPMPLPDFLDVQLKSFKDFLQLDTPPEERKNDGLYKVFAENFPITDTRNNFVLEFLDYYIDPPRYTIDECLERGLTYSVPLKAKLKLYCTDPDHEDFGTVIQDVFLGPIPYMTANGTFVINGAERVVVSQLHRSPGVFFGQSVHANGSLLYSARIIPFKGSWIEFATDINNVMYAYIDRKKKLPVTTLLRAIGFETDKDILQIFDLAEEVKVTKKGLKEVIGCKLAARVLKSWNEDFVDEDTGEVVSIERNEVIMDRETEITEDNIMDILESGAATILVHKNEATAQDFSIIFNTLAKDPSNSEKEAVLYIYRQLRNADPADDASAREVIQNLFFSDKRYDLGDVGRYRINKKLGLDTEMDVRVLTKEDIIEIIKYLIQLINSKAAVDDIDHLSNRRVRTVGEQLSNQFSIGLARMSRTIRERMNVRDNEVFTPMDLINAKTISSVINSFFGTNPLSQFMDQTNPLAEVTHKRRLSALGPGGLSRERAGFEVRDVHYTHYGRLCPIESPEGPNIGLISSLCVYAKINELGFIETPYRKVENGVANLNDDGIVYLTAEEEENFIIGQGNAPLNDDGTFIRPVVKCRQDADFPVVPPTEVNLMDVSPQQIASIAASLIPFLEHDDAHRALMGSNMMRQAVPLLHNEAPIVGTGIEKQVCEDSRTMVTAEGDGVIEYVDATTIRILYDRTEDEEFVSFEPAMKEYRIPKFRRTNQNMTIDLRPICNKGQRVKKGDILTEGYATENGELALGRNLLVAYMPWKGYNYEDAIVLNERIVREDVLTSVHVDEYSLDVRETKRGVEEFTSDIPNVSEEATKDLDENGVIRVGARVEPGDILIGKISPKGESDPSPEEKLLRAIFGDKAGDVKDSSLKANPSLSGVIIDKKLFARAIKTRQTKQQDKIVLAKIDEEYQAKVDDLKDILVDKLMELTKGKTSQGVKDYTGAEVISKGSKFTMTALKNLEYGDIQTNKWTNDEHKNELIGQLIINYMKKYKLLDAEMKRKKFAITIGDELPSGILQMAKVYVAKKRKIGVGDKLAGRHGNKGIVSKVVRQEDMPFLEDGRPVDLVLNPLGVPSRMNLGQIFEAILGAAGKRLGVKFATPIFDGAKLEDLAEWTDKAGLPRLCSTHLYDGETGERFDQPATVGITYFLKLGHMVEDKMHARSIGPYSLITQQPLGGKAQFGGQRFGEMEVWALEAFGASHVLQEILTIKSDDTVGRSKAYEAIVKGEPMPTPGIPESLNVLLHELRGLGLSVTLD